The Chryseobacterium sp. JV274 sequence AAAGGATTTAAACGTTCCAATTATAAAACGACAACGCAATTCGATACCAATGCTTCAGGTATTGATAAAAAATATGCGCTGGACGGATGGTTTGACACCACCATGCCGGATATTAATCAAAAAAATCCACTGGTTCTGAAATATCTCATTCAAAATGCAATCTGGTGGATAGAATATGCAGAATTGGGAGGGTTCCGTGTGGATACCTATCCTTATAACGATAAAGATGCCATGTCAAAATGGGCTAAGGCCATTACCGATGAATATCCGAAATTCAATATCGTTGGAGAAACCTGGCTTTATACGGCAGCACAAATTGCAGCATGGCAGAAAAATTCGAAAATAGGAGAAATAGAAGGATACAATTCAAATTTGCCCTCGGTAATGGATTTTATGCTGTTTGAAAATATGCCTAAAGCTCTTAAAGAAAAAGAAGGTTGGGATAAAGGCATGATCCGGATTTACGATTCCTTTACCAGTGATTTCCTTTATCCGGATATCAATAATCTCCTGGTTTTCTTTGAAAATCATGACACAGAAAGATGGAATGAAATCTTTAATGCAAGTCCTGACGCTTACAAAATAGGACTTACTCTGATCTCAACAGTAAGAGGAACTCCACAGATCTATTACGGATCAGAAATAGGAATGAGAGGAGATAAGACGAAAGGAGGTGATGCGGATATCCGGAGAGATTTTCCGGGAGGCTGGAAATCTGATTCTCAGAATGCCTTCAATCCATCTGCTCAGACTAAGGAGCAAAAAGAATTTTTCCAGTTTACACAAAAATTATTAAACTGGAGAAAAGGCAAAGACGTAATCCATAATGGGAAAACTAAAAATTTCGTTCCTCAGGATGGAGTTTTTGTATACTTCAGATACAATGAAAAAGAAAGTGTAATGGTGGTCATCAACAATAATGAAAAAGATCAGACGTTAGACTTGAAAAGATTTGCCGAATCGCTTAATGGATTTACAAAAGGAAAAGAAGTTATTTCAGGAAAAGAATTTATGTTGCAAAATACTATAAATGTTTCTGCAAAAACTCCATTCATCATTGAACTTGAAAAATAATTAATAC is a genomic window containing:
- a CDS encoding glycoside hydrolase family 13 protein, which gives rise to MKTIFAALALSIASAAFSQKVLEKIEPAFWWKGMKNPELQILVYGKNVAHNEIALSDGIQIKDIRKVDNPNYVFITVNTNEINVPKFTITIKNGSKNLSSYAYELKQRNPGSANRESFTSKDVMYLIMPDRFANGNEKNDSRPELIEKADRTLPNGRHGGDLSGIINHLDYIQNLGATAVWLTPVNEDNEKVYSYHGYAQTDLYKIDGRYGTNEDYKTLSKELNKRNMMLVMDYVTNHWGGSHWMIKDLPSKDWIHWFDEGEKGFKRSNYKTTTQFDTNASGIDKKYALDGWFDTTMPDINQKNPLVLKYLIQNAIWWIEYAELGGFRVDTYPYNDKDAMSKWAKAITDEYPKFNIVGETWLYTAAQIAAWQKNSKIGEIEGYNSNLPSVMDFMLFENMPKALKEKEGWDKGMIRIYDSFTSDFLYPDINNLLVFFENHDTERWNEIFNASPDAYKIGLTLISTVRGTPQIYYGSEIGMRGDKTKGGDADIRRDFPGGWKSDSQNAFNPSAQTKEQKEFFQFTQKLLNWRKGKDVIHNGKTKNFVPQDGVFVYFRYNEKESVMVVINNNEKDQTLDLKRFAESLNGFTKGKEVISGKEFMLQNTINVSAKTPFIIELEK